The following coding sequences lie in one Vicia villosa cultivar HV-30 ecotype Madison, WI unplaced genomic scaffold, Vvil1.0 ctg.000368F_1_1, whole genome shotgun sequence genomic window:
- the LOC131627584 gene encoding probable polygalacturonase: MGWLAAKETIFGSSKSTIPLWDEVIGVISILLILGSVVECGTPSSKLNDFDYPAINCRKHSAILTDFGGVGDGKTSNTKAFNSAIANLSQYAKDGGAQLIVPPGKWLTGSFNLTSHFTLFLQKDAVILASQDESEWPQLPVLPSYGKGRDGVITDRWSSSLIFGTNLTNVVITGNNGTIDGQGSYWWNKFNKHELKITRPNMIELMYSNQIQLSNLTLVNSPAWFVHPIYSSDIVINGLTILAPIDSPNTDGIDPDSCTNVRIEDNYIVSGDDCIAIKSGIDEYGIKVGKPSQQIIIRRLTCISPYSAMVALGSEMSGGIQDVRIEDVRAINTESAVRIKTAVGRGAFVKDIFVKGMNLNTMKYVFWMTGAYKSHPDEGYDPRALPKISGINYRDVTAKNVTYAAKLEGISNDPFTGICISNATIEMSAQKKLPWNCTDVAGVTSNVSPKPCELLPEKERLDCSFPSDKLPIENMQFKTCTYQSSVF; this comes from the exons GTTATTGGTGTGATTTCTATACTTCTGATATTGGGATCAGTGGTTGAATGCGGAACACCTAGTAGTAAACTGAACGATTTCGATTATCCTGCAATCAATTGCCGAAAACACAGTGcaattttgacagattttggtgGTGTTGGTGATGGAAAAACCTCAAACACAAAGGCTTTTAATTCAGCAATAGCTAACCTAAGCCAATATGCAAAAGATGGTGGTGCACAACTAATTGTTCCACCAGGTAAATGGTTAACTGGAAGCTTCAACCTCACAagccatttcactctttttctccAAAAAGATGCTGTCATTCTTGCATCTCAG GATGAATCAGAATGGCCTCAACTTCCTGTTTTACCATCTTACGGAAAAGGCCGAGATGGTGTAATTACTGATAGATGGTCTAGCAGTCTCATTTTTGGAACTAATCTTACCAATGTTGTAATTACCGGTAACAACGGAACAATTGATGGACAAGGATCTTATTGGTGGAACAAGTTCAACAAGCATGAATTGAAAATCACTAGACCTAACATGATTGAACTCATGTACTCTAATCAAATCCAATTATCTAATCTTACTTTGGTTAATTCCCCAGCTTGGTTTGTCCATCCAATTTACAGCAG TGACATCGTTATAAATGGACTCACCATCCTTGCACCAATTGACTCTCCAAACACAGATGGCATAGACCCTG ATTCATGTACAAATGTTAGGATTGAAGACAACTACATTGTCTCTGGTGATGATTGTATTGCAATAAAAAGTGGAATTGATGAGTATGGGATCAAAGTTGGAAAGCCATCTCAACAAATTATCATAAGAAGGCTAACATGTATATCACCTTATAGTGCTATGGTTGCATTAGGGAGTGAAATGTCAGGTGGAATCCAAGATGTTAGAATTGAAGATGTAAGGGCTATCAACACTGAATCAGCTGTTAGAATCAAAACAGCCGTCGGTAGAGGTGCATTTGTGAAGGACATTTTTGTTAAAGGAATGAATTTGAACacaatgaaatatgtgttttggaTGACAGGTGCTTATAAATCACACCCTGATGAGGGATATGACCCAAGAGCATTGCCTAAAATTAGTGGAATCAATTATAGAGATGTTACTGCGAAGAATGTGACATATGCCGCGAAACTTGAAGGGATTTCAAATGACCCTTTTACAGGAATATGTATTTCTAATGCGACTATTGAAATGAGTGCCCAGAAGAAGCTTCCATGGAATTGTACAGATGTTGCTGGAGTTACAAGTAATGTGAGCCCTAAACCTTGTGAGTTACTGCCAGAGAAAGAGAGGCTGGACTGTTCTTTTCCCAGTGACAAACTGCCCATTGAAAATATGCAGTTCAAGACCTGTACCTACCAAAGTAGTGTCTTCTAA
- the LOC131627585 gene encoding probable polygalacturonase — protein sequence MLTEPLDYGLEGGHQEVMVLEVLPAFKVIGVISILLILGSVVECGTPSSKLNDFDYPAINCRKHSAILTDFGGVGDGKTSNTKAFNSAIANLSQYAKDGGAQLIVPPGKWLTGSFNLTSHFTLFLQKDAVILASQDESEWPQLPVLPSYGKGRDGVITDRWSSSLIFGTNLTNVVITGNNGTIDGQGSYWWNKFNKHELKITRPNMIELMYSNQIQLSNLTLVNSPAWFVHPIYSSDIIINGLTILAPIDSPNTDGIDPDSCTNVRIEDNYIVSGDDCIAIKSGIDEYGIKVGKPSQQIIIRRLTCISPYSAMVALGSEMSGGIQNVRIEEVTAINTESAVRIKTAVGRGAFVKDIFVKGMNLKTMKYVFWMTGDYKSHPDKGYDPKALPKISGINYRDVTAKNVTYAAKLEGISNDPFTGICISNATIEMSAQKKLPWNCTDGAGVTSNVSPKPCELLPGKKKLDCPFPIDKHYKKCSLQRRGLHVATCKITWQTKSSDVSIYVAGARVATL from the exons ATGCTAACTGAGCCTCTTGATTATGGGCTGGAAGGGGGTCACCAGGAAGTAATGGTCCTTGAAGTTTTACCAGCTTTTAAG GTTATTGGTGTGATTTCTATACTTCTGATATTGGGATCAGTGGTTGAATGCGGAACACCTAGTAGTAAACTGAACGATTTCGATTATCCTGCAATCAATTGCCGAAAACACAGTGcaattttgacagattttggtgGTGTTGGTGATGGAAAAACCTCAAACACAAAGGCTTTTAATTCAGCAATAGCTAACCTAAGCCAATATGCAAAAGATGGTGGTGCACAACTAATTGTTCCACCAGGTAAATGGTTAACTGGAAGCTTCAACCTCACAagccatttcactctttttctccAAAAAGATGCTGTCATTCTTGCATCTCAG GATGAATCAGAATGGCCTCAACTTCCTGTTTTACCATCTTACGGAAAAGGCCGAGATGGTGTAATTACTGATAGATGGTCTAGCAGTCTCATTTTTGGAACTAATCTTACCAATGTTGTAATTACCGGTAACAACGGAACAATTGATGGACAAGGATCTTATTGGTGGAACAAGTTCAACAAGCATGAATTGAAAATCACTAGACCTAACATGATTGAACTCATGTACTCTAATCAAATCCAATTATCTAATCTTACTTTGGTTAATTCCCCAGCTTGGTTTGTCCATCCCATTTACAGCAG TGACATCATTATAAATGGACTCACCATCCTTGCACCAATTGACTCTCCAAACACAGATGGCATAGACCCTG ATTCATGTACAAATGTTAGGATTGAAGACAACTACATTGTCTCTGGGGATGATTGTATTGCAATAAAAAGTGGAATTGATGAGTATGGGATCAAAGTTGGAAAGCCATCTCAACAAATTATCATAAGAAGGCTAACATGTATATCACCCTATAGTGCTATGGTTGCATTAGGGAGTGAAATGTCAGGTGGAATCCAAAATGTTAGAATTGAAGAGGTAACGGCTATCAACACTGAATCAGCTGTTAGAATCAAAACAGCCGTTGGTAGAGGCGCATTTGTGAAGGACATTTTTGTTAAAGGAATGAACTTGAAGacaatgaaatatgtgttttggaTGACAGGTGATTATAAATCACACCCTGATAAAGGATATGACCCAAAAGCATTGCCTAAAATTAGTGGAATTAATTATAGAGATGTTACTGCCAAGAATGTGACATATGCGGCGAAACTAGAAGGGATTTCAAATGACCCTTTTACAGGAATATGTATTTCTAATGCGACTATTGAAATGAGTGCACAGAAGAAGCTTCCATGGAATTGCACAGATGGTGCTGGAGTTACAAGTAATGTGAGCCCTAAACCTTGTGAATTACTGCCAGGGAAAAAGAAGTTGGACTGTCCTTTTCCAATTGACAAACACTACAAAAAATGTTCTTTGCAGCGACGTGGATTACACGTCGCAACATGCAAAATCACGTGGCAAAcaaaaagtagcgacgtgagcATTTATGTCGCAGGAGCACGCGTGGCAACattgtag
- the LOC131627586 gene encoding uncharacterized protein LOC131627586 — MSDMLRRVRENYELHGIRPSWIGEEVFQELVIYWRTPQFRAKSETFKKMRASEKGGCVNTVGSISTAEHARRLAKQLGRRPLMPELISRTRTRRSGGVVDERTRMYLEEYDRRLAIFLENNPQFMPAEGEPLNADVDHYIWCDVIKDKGPNGCFFGDGNLASSYRSGDRNLGMFPM; from the exons atgtctgatatgctgcggcgagtaagggagaattatgagcttcacggcatccgtcctagctggataggcgaggaggtttttcaggagcttgtaatatattggaggactccacaattccgggctaaatcagaaacctttaagaagatgagggcatctgaaaagggcggttgtgtcaacacagttggaagtattagcaccgccgagcatgcccgacgattg gctaagcAGTTGGGTAGAAgaccattgatgcctgagctgatttcgaggacccggacaaggagatcgggaggtgttgtcgacgagcgcactaggatgtatctt gaagaatatgatagacgacttgccatttttctggaaaataatcctcaattcatgccagcagagggggagccgcttaacgcggatgttgatcactaCATTTGGTGTGACGTTATTAAAGATAAagggcctaatggttgcttttttggggATGGAAATTTGGCGTCCAGCTATAGATCTGGTGACCGTAATCT TGGGATGTTTCCTATGTAA